In Bos indicus isolate NIAB-ARS_2022 breed Sahiwal x Tharparkar chromosome 19, NIAB-ARS_B.indTharparkar_mat_pri_1.0, whole genome shotgun sequence, the following proteins share a genomic window:
- the LOC139177765 gene encoding small nuclear ribonucleoprotein E-like — translation MAYRGQGQKVQKVMVQPINLIFRYLQNRSRIRVWLYEQVNMRTEGSIIGFDECMNLVLDDAEEIHSKTKSRKQLGRIMLKGDNTTLLQSVSN, via the coding sequence ATGGCGTACCGGGGCCAGGGCCAGAAGGTGCAGAAGGTGATGGTGCAGCCCATCAATCTCATCTTCAGATACTTGCAAAATAGATCACGGATTCGGGTGTGGCTTTATGAACAAGTGAATATGCGGACAGAGGGCTCTATCATTGGTTTTGATGAGTGTATGAACCTCGTATTAGATGACGCAGAAGAGATTCATTCTAAAACAAAGTCAAGAAAACAACTGGGTCGGATCATGCTAAAAGGAGATAACACTACTCTGCTCCAAAGTGTCTCCAACTAG